The segment CTGATAAACCAGAAAGGAAAAGTTAAGCTCTTCATGCTGCCCAAAGATTCACTCAAATAAACTAAAAAGAGGCCGGAGCATTTCCGGCCTCTTTTGATAAAAACATAATCAAACCTGAAAGGAACCCCTTCGCAGAAAAAGCATTGGCTTCTATTGTCCTTCTTGTTCTTTTTTGATGCGCTGATAGTCTTTCAAATCAGCTCTGTTTTCTAATGCCAGGTACTCTGCTTGGAGGGCTCTGATCTTGGTAGCATGCCGCAGGATGATGTCTCCATGCAAAATTTTCTCCCGCTCGTTCAGGCGTTGGTAAATACCATTGGCATAGTCCCAATCTTCCATGGTCCAGACGTCTTTGCGGGCCCGCACCTGTTGTAGAAAATGGGTGTAAGCATCTTTCAATGAATCAGCGGATACCTGTGACAGATACCGGTAGTCGCCCAGTAGTTCTTGTTCCATTTGCTGCTGTTTGCCTTTCACCGGGCCTCGGGCTCTTCTGATTCGTTCCTCGTCTTTGCGACGTGCCAAGGCGGCTCTGGCTTCTTTCGCTTCTTCCTTGGTTTTATTGGCCAGTTGGTCGGCCCGCTCATCTAGTTTATCTATCTCACGATTGGCTATTTCCTTACGTTCATTGGGCGTAGTATTACAGGAGGCTATACTTAGCATTACCCCGGCAAGGAGCGTAAGGAAACCCAAAGGCAACAGAGATGCTCGTTTCATAGTAGAATTGGTCATATACCCTACATACGCAAACAGAGCCATTGAGGGTGCTACAGGGTTTTGAAAGGTATATGGCAAAAAACGGCTTTAATTATTCACTAGATTTTAAGAGCGTTAACTTCCGGGAGAACCCTGAACTGTACCGCGTAGGCGTGGGAGAACAGGGGGTGCTGCTGGTAGAGCCTTACAAAAGCGAAATCCTGCCCCATTGGCGTTTTAAAAACGTAGAGGTTGCCACAGCTTCGGCCGAGAAGATATTCACCATGTTTGAAGATTACCTCGCAAAGCAGGAGTTCGTAGGGGCCGACATGGCCCGCAAGTTTCTGCAGATGGGCTTCACCCGCGCCCGGCGCTATGCCAACCACAAAGGCGGCAGAAAGTACGAGGTTTCCCCTGAAGCTCATAACGAAGGACTGCCCTACCCCTACTCTTCTGGCAGCGCGAATAAAGGCAACGAAGTGCTTCCGCAGGAAGCCGATGCTTTAACCAATGAGAAAGCTCAGGCAGCCGCCGTTTTCAAAAACTACTGGTTTAAAGCCAAAGACCACCCGGAGTATTTGCGACAGAAACAGGAGTTTAGAAATAGATATTATGAGAAGTGATGTTTAGAGACCGTTTTCGCTAAACAGCTTTATAAACAGATTATGCTCTTTTTCCAAATGATAAAGCGGCCTTACACAAAACTGAATCCTGCAGAAGGACAGTGAAAATGTTACTTATTCAGCTTTTTAGATTCTAAGGCGTACCAAGAGTTGTATTCTTTAACTATTGCATCAATAAAAGCAAAGTTGAATTTTCCTTTCATACCTGACACCCGACTGTGGAGAGCAGGATTAGACTTAACCAACGTTGCCAATGTATTGATTGCCTCCTGTTTGTCCCATAGCCCAATAACATTAACATTATAGTAATCTGACACATATAAATCTTCACTGTCAGCAATTTCAAAGAATACATGGCCGGGGCTTGAAGCATTATAGGTGTGAATAGGTAAAACATGGTATAAGTTGATTTTTCCTTTTTGTGTTACCTCTATTCCAGTAGCCTCCTTAAATAATTCAGCATCCTCATTAGACCTATAATGGTAAAAGAACACAGCTCGTTTTTCAGACACATTGAACTTGCTCATTTTCAAAGTACCCTTATGAAAATAAGCCTTGATTTCTAAAGGCCTAAATTCTACTTGTTTCTTTTGTCCGGCAGCTCGGAAGACTATTTTATCACCGGGGGCATATGTTACTTTTCCTGCTATAGAATCGCCGGAGACTGTAATAATGTAATCAGTTTTCTCCTGCGCCTTCAAGGCTAAAGAAAATAACATCACTAAAAGCAAGTATAGGTACTTCATCAATTAATGTAACAAATCAGGAAAGCTAATATATCAAGTTATCGTGATACAAACCTAAACTATCACTATATTATGAGGACAACTTCAATGAAAATCTAATAGGCGAAGCAGAAAAGCTTTTTTACCAATCCAAGCACTCTTGCTATCATCTATATATAATAAATTTGAGGTGCATAAATAAGATTTGTAACTATAGTGCATTCTCCTAAGGTGAGTAACAAAGTGTTTGAGGACCTTTCCCGTAAAAACAGCCTGTAAACAGAAAAGCCCCGGACATCCGAGGCTTTTCTGTTTACAGGCTGTATGAAGTTTACTGCACCTGTCCTTGACGGGCTTTGAAAGCAGCTACTCCGGCATCTAAAAACTTGATAAAGTTCTGCACGTTGGACTCATAGGCGATGGGCGTCACCAATGAATTCTCATTTGCATCCATCAGTACATAATAGGGTTGTGCGTTCACATTGAATTTGGTGATCTGGTAATCGGCGTACTTCTTGCCCAAAGTGGTTTTCTGCTTCTGGTCATAGGTGCTGGTGTAGTGTTCACTTTGCGGAAGTTCGGTTTTGTCATCAACGTATAGGGCCACAATCACGAAGTTTTCCCGAAGACGTTTCAACACTTGAGGGTCTGACCAAACATTAGCCTCCATCTCACGGCAGTTCACGCAGCCGTGTCCGGTGAAATCAATGAAGATGGGCTTGCCTTGCTCCTGGGCACACTTCTTGGCTTGCTCCAGATCAAAGTAGCCTTGCAGATTATGGGGCAGTTTCAGAAAATCAGCATACTTGGGTGGCTCACAAATGGTGCTCACCGCACTTTCACCGGCTGTACCACCCGAGACCATGTTGAAGTCCTGGGTAGACTGTGGCGGCAGGTAACCGGCAAGCGCTTTCAGCGGAGCGCCAAACAAGCCGGGCACCATGTACACCACAAAGCCGAACGTAGCAACAGCCAGCAACAAACGTGGCACTCCCAGGTAAGGCAGGTCTGAGTCATGGGAGAATTTGAGTTTCCCAAGCAGGTAGAAGCCCATCAAGGTGAAAATCACGATCCAAAGGGCCAGATATACTTCACGGTCCAGAAGGCGCCAGTGGTACACCTGGTCGGCGATGCTCAGGAATTTAAGAGCTAAAGCCAGCTCAATAAACCCAAGGCATACTTTCACAGAATTTAACCATCCGCCAGATTTAGGAAGTGAGCTTAGCCAGTTAGGAAAAATAGCAAACAAAGTAAACGGCAGCGCAAAGGCCATGGAGTAGGCGAACATGCCGGAGATAGGCTTCAAGGTCTCTCCACCCGCTGACATCACCAGAATGGAACCTACAATAGGCCCGGTGCAGGAAAAAGAAACCAGCACCAACGTAATGGCCATGAAGAATACGCCATAATAACCACCTTTGTCTGCCTGGGCATCGGCTTTGTTTACGAGCCAGTGCGGTAACGTGATCTCAAACATGCCTAGAAACGACATTGCGAAGAACAGGAACACGGCAAAGAACAGCACGTTAGGCAGCCAGTGCGTACTCAGGAAATTCGCCACCTCTGGACCCGCCAGCTTTGCTACCAGGGTCCCAATCAAGGTATAAAAAGCGATAATAGACAAGCCGTACACCAACGCTTTCAGGATTCCTTTTAACCGGGTGGCGCTTCCTCCGGTGAAAAACGTCACTGTCATAGGAATCATGGGGAACACGCAGGGCGTGAGTAAGGCCACCATGCCAGACAAAAAGGCACCCACCATAAATTCCCAAAGGCCAATGGGAACGGCCGGGCTAGAAGCAGCAGTTCCTGCAAGAGTAGCTTGAGCTTCGGGCAAGGCAGGGGCAATAGTGGTTCCGCTGTCAGTAGCTTCCGGGAAAGCTGCTACAGGCGTTTCTGTTCCCAGTAAGGAAGTATCAGAGGAGATTGGAGTATTAGCTGTTGCGTTAGGCGAAACAGCTGGAGAAGCAGGAGTGGTAACACCAACACTGGCCGCAGGAGCGGCGACACCAGGTACAGAGCCGCCTTGGTTGGCGCCTGTTCCTGATGGTAGGGTTGGAGCCGGAGCTGCCCCGGGCAATACTTTGATTTGGGTAAAATTGAAATCTCCCTCGCCTGGAATACACTGTCCGCTTACTTCAGAACAAACCTGAAACTCGTAGCTACCTTTGATCACCAACGCAGGCTGCAACACTTTCACCCGCTGCCGGAACTGAGCCGTTTTGATGAAATAGGTGTATTCGCCGCCCCATGTCTGGTCAAATTTCCTCTTCGGGTTTACCGGCTTAATCTTGCCCACCAACGCGTAAGAAGGGTGTTTCTGGAAGGTGAAAGTAGTGACAATGGGACCCAGATCCGGGTCAAAATCTGAGGAGTAGAGATACCAATCAGGGATGATTTTGGCGTTGAAGATGAGTTCCACCTCCTCGCCTACCTTCACTTCGGGAGCGGACACGTCATGGCTCCATGTGGAAGGTTTAAGCACCTGAGCCTGTGCTGCCAACACTAAAAAGAGCAACGGCACCAACAAACCCCAAACGCGTTTCCAAACTATAGTCATTAGATTCTTTCTTTCATCAGGTAAAGTGCGGCAAATTACTACAAATACCCCGTAAACCCGAATGCACCAGGTAGGGGCCGGTTGTAAATGGAAGGGCAAAGCCTACTTTCTATCAAACTTCACGTACAGGAAACGAGTTCAATGACTTTGATAGTGCTGATAAACCATTAAATTTGACGCAAGCGCTCCTTTTCCACCCCTAAAGGTTCGCACCTCCCTATGATCCTCAATATTCTTCTTACCATTCTGCTGGTTGCTTTGAATGGTTTTTTTGTGGCCGCTGAGTTTGCCCTGGTAAAGGTCCGGGCCTCACAGATAGAGCTTCGGGCGCAGGCTGGAAATCAGCTGGCCAAGATTGCTTATCACATGATTGGTCACTTAGACGCTTACCTTTCTGCTACCCAGCTAGGCATCACCCTGGCCTCCTTGGGTCTTGGTTGGATTGGCGAAGGCGTGGTATCTGAGATCATTATTGAAATCATGCACGCGTTTGGCGCTGCCCCAGACCCGGTATTGGCGCACAAAATTGCGCTGCCTGTTTCCTTTGCCGTGATTACCGTTTTACACATCGTTTTCGGGGAACTGGCCCCAAAATCACTAGCTATTCAGCGCCCAGAAGCTACTGCCCTGGCTGTGGCCATTCCGCTCCGAATTGTGTATTACGTTCTGCTCCCCTTTATCTGGATTCTGAACGGGTTCTCCAATTTCATTCTAAAGAAGATTGGCATCACGCCCATGCACGGCTCAGAAGTACACACCGCCGAGGAGCTCAGGTTATTATTTGAGCAAAGCGCTGAGAGCGGCGAGATTGGTGGCAGCCAACAGGAGCTGATTGAGAATGTGTTTGAGTTCAATGAGCGCATGGTGAAGCAAATCATGGTACCCCGCACCAAACTGGTGGCCCTGGACCTTGACTCTACGGAAGAAGAAATTTTTGAGGTGGTCTTCAACGAAGGCTACACCCGCATGCCCATCTACCGTGACACCATTGACAACATTGTGGGCATTATGTATGTAAAAGACCTGTTGGTGGTGCTACGGGCTGGCGAGCAGGTAAGCCTGGAAAAACTAATGCGCCCCGCTTACTTTGTTCCGGAGACGAAGAAAATCAGCCGCTTGCTTAAAGATTTCCAGCGCAACCGCATGCACATTGCCGTAGTCTCAGATGAGTTTGGCGGTACCTCAGGCATTGTCACCATTGAAGATATCATTGAAGAACTGGTAGGCGAAATACAGGACGAGTACGACGAAGAGGTACCGTTGGTAGAGAAGATGGGCGACTTCGAGTTCAAGGTGGATACCTCGGCCTCCATTCTGGATGTGAACGATGACTTACCTTACCCGCTCCCGGAAGGCGAAGATTACGAAACGGTGGGTGGGTACCTCAACATGATTTACGGCCGCATTCCTGAAATTGGAGAAACGGTGGTGCACGGGGTCTATGAATTCAAAATCCTGGAGAAAACCGATCGGAACGTGGCATCTGTGTTGCTAACGGTGACCGAAGACAAACGCGACGATATCTTATAAGGCGGTTTTTGCCTGATTTTGTGAAAAGCCCCTACATAACAGGTTTGTTTTGTAGGGGCTTTTTGATTGCAGAGGATGTGCATGCAGTTTGTTATTGCTGGCGTGGTGACTAGTTAATGCGGAGCCCTTATGCTTGGCAATTTCATCTTCTGCGGTAAGCGCTCACGCCCGCGAGGCCTCGTCTTCCCCTCTCGCACTGCCCTTTCGGCCTGAACTGTTTACTCCTCTAAGATTATGCCTATCTATGGCCAAAAGCGAGGCGCTCGATGGGAAGACTGGAACAGGGGAAGGTGGCAAAGGCTGTTTTCCTCTTAATCTTTTTACATGGTTCACCTCTGTGACTTGGACTTACCCCAACTTGAAGTGTGCAACTTCAGTTATGTGACCGCTCATACCTTAGCAAATACAACCTACACCCTTCCTGCGCGTTACTACAGCCAATGACTTTGACTAGTTCAACAGGTCTTGGAATATTCTATTTATATTCCTTAAGCCTTTCCAGAAAACCTCCGTATTAGTACCCAAAACGCATTTGCGGTTTATACCCTTAAAAATAGGAAACCAAAACCTGAGGAAGCTTTTGCTCGTTCTTTTGACTAATCAAAAAAGCAAAAAAGCTATATATTAATTCATCAGCATCTTCTTCTATGGTAGCAGCCTCTTCTCATCCTCAGACCTCCCTTGCCGTTGTAAGTGGCGGAGCGTCTGGTATAGGGAAGGCTATTGCGGAGCAATTAGCAGCGGCAGGCAAAAAGGTCATCATAGCCGATGTCACTACCCCGCAAGAAGAATCAGAAGCTGAGTATTTTCCCTGTAATGTAACCAACCCCGAGGATATTGCTGCGCTTTTCGCCCATATTTCCCAAAACTACGGAAAACCAGATATTCTGGTATGCTGCGCCGGTCAGGGCATTCAGGAAAAACTGACCGAAGGTGATCCCGCCAAATGGCAGCAGGTGCTTGATTTGAACATTATGGGCACATTGCGGCTCATCAGGGCATTTACGCCTGGCATGCTGGAGCAAGGCTCCGGTGACGTGGTCATCATCAGCTCAGTAGCCGCCGGACAAGCCTTTGCTTACGGCGGAGTGTATGCGGCGAGCAAAAGTGCCTTGAACGTGATTGCCGAAACGCTCCGGCTGGAGACCTTGCCTACCATACGGGTCATTACCATTGCTCCGGGCGTTACAGACACCAACTTCTTTGAGAACACAATTTCAGGATATAACACGGTAGAATCCATTGGGTACGGAGCTTTGAGCGCCGCCGATGTGGCCGAGACCGTGCTGTTTGCATTGCAGCAACCACGGCACGTCTCGCTGAACCACCTTACGGTACGCCCCACTCCGCAACCCTTTTAATCCCCTTAATACACCCACTGACAACTATGAAAAAGAAAGTCTTGATAACCGGCGGTGCAGGCTTCATTGGGTCACACCTGGCAGATGAACTAATCAACTTCGGATATGAGGTACGCGCGCTAGATAACCTTTCAGAACAAGTACACGGCAAAGACTGTGAACGCCCTGAGTACCTTCACCCCGAGGTGGAATTGCAGGTAGGCGACGTGCGCGACAAAGCGGCCGTACTAAAAGCCTTGGAGGGCGTTGACGCCGTGTTCCATTTCGCCGCTATGGTGGGTGTGGGCCAAAGCATGTATGAAATCAAGGAATATACCGATGTGAACAACATCGGCACCGCCGTTCTTTTGGAATGCCTCATTGAGAAACCGGTAAGCAAACTGGTAGTGGCATCCAGCATGAGCATCTACGGCGAAGGTTTGTATACTTCCGCCACCGGTGAAAAAGTGATTGCCGCTGAGCGTGGCCTGGAGCAACTCAAAGCTGGCGACTGGGAACTGAAAAGCGAAAAAGGTGACACCCTGACTCCGGTAGCCACGCCCGAGTCTAAGATTCCTTGCCTGTCCTCGGTGTACGCCCTTTCTAAATATGACCAGGAGCGTCTTTGCCTCATGGTGGGCCGGGCTTACAACATCCCAACCGTAGCCATGCGCTTCTTCAACGTGTACGGCACGCGTCAGGCGCTTTCTAACCCGTACACGGGTGTGCTAGCCATCTTCGCCTCACGTTTCCTGAACAACAACGCGCCTATGATCTTCGAAGACGGAAACCAGCAGCGCGATTTCGTGCACGTGCGCGATGTGGCCTTGGCGTGCCGTCTGGCCATGGAGAAAGAAGAAGCGGCCGGAATGGTGTTCAACGTAGGCAGCGGAAACAACTACACTATCAGAGAAATTGGTGAGCGTTTGGCCGAAGTGATGGGAAAACAGGAATTAACTCCCGAGATTACCGGCAAGTACCGCGTAGGCGACATCCGCCACTGCTACGCCGATATCAGCCTGGCTAAAGAGGTATTGGGCTTTTACCCACAGGTAGAATTCAACAGCGGTTTAACTGAGCTGGCCGATTGGCTGGAGGGACAGATTGCGTATGACCGCGTCAATGAGGCAAGCGCCGAGTTAGCAGCCCGGGGCTTAACGGTGTAACCCCGCGTTTCTGACCTGTTTTCCCAAAAAGAAGCTTAAAACCGTATGACAAGAATCGCCAAAACACAACCTAAACATACTCCCCTCGCCGCCCCCACCATCGGCTTGGTAGAATGGTTCCAGCCTGGTGAGCATGCCCGCGTAGAGACGGTACTGGCGGAGTTAAAGGAGTTGGGCGTCACGGAACTGCGCACCGGTATCTCCTGGGCAGATTACTTTACCCCCGAGGGCAAGGATTGGTATAACTGGCTTATCCCAACCTTAGCAAAACAGGTGCAGGTACTCCCCTGCTTTCTGTACACGCCCCCTTCTTTGGGCATTGCCCCTAAAACCTCTTCCCCACCCAGAGACCTTAAGGCGTACGCCGATTTCCTGGACCTTATCATCACTGATCTGGGGGCGCACTTTGAGTGGGTGGAGCTTTGGAACGAACCCAACAACAAAGTTGAATATGACTATACCTTAGACCAGAACTGGTTTAAGTTTGCTGAGATGATTGGCGGGGCGGCTTACTGGGCACAAAAGCGCGGCAAGAAAACCGTGCTGGGCGGCATGAGCCCCATTGATCCCAACTGGCTGCAGCTGATGTTTGACCGTGGTGTGATGCAGTACATTGATGCCGTAGGCATTCATGGGTTTCCCGATGTCTTTGACCAGCAATGGGAAGGTTGGGATACCAACATCAGCAAGGTGCGCGAAGTGCTGGACCGCAACAACTCCAAAGCCGAGCTCTGGATTACCGAGGCCGGTTTTTCTACCTGGCAGCACGATGAGTTTAAGCAGTTCCAGGAATTCCGTAAGGTGAGCAAAGCACCGGTCAACAGAGTGTTCTGGTACAGCGTGCACGACCTGGACCAGGACCGCGAAACGGTGGGCGGTTTTCACGTGGACAACCGCGAATACTCTTTCGGGTTGAAGAACGTTGACGGCTCTCCTAAACTCCTTTACAGATTATGGGCTGAAAACGGCTTGGATGGACTGGACAAGTTCTCCTTCATCCGCCGCAAAGAAAACTTCTCCGACCAGGAGCGCTATTCGGTAGTGACTGGCGGGGCTGGGTTTGTGGGCACCAACTTAGCCAAGCGACTTTTAGAGCAAGGCAAACGCGTACTTATTTTCGATAACCTTTCCCGCACCGGCGTAGAGCGCAACCTGCAGTGGCTGCACCAAAACTACGGCGACAAGCTGGAAGTGTATGTGGGCGATATCCGGGATTTGCATGCCGTGAAACGCGTCATGAAGTACGCCAATGAGGTGTATCATTTCGCGGCTCAGGTAGCGGTAACCACTTCCCTAACTGGCCCCATCCAGGACTTTGAAATCAATGCCCGTGGTGTGGTGAACGTGCTGGAAGCCATCAGAGCCCAGGACAACCCACCGCCGTTGGTGTTTACGTCCACCAATAAAGTGTACGGCGGTCTGGAAGACCTTCGCTTCATCCAAAACGGCACCCGCTACAATCCCTCAGACAAGCACATCAAAGCCAATGGTATCTCTGAGGCGCGTCCGCTGGATTTTCATAGTCCGTACGGCTGCTCCAAAGGCGCTGCTGACCAGTACGTGGTAGACTACGCCAGAACCTATGGCATTCCGGCCGTGGTGTTTAGAATGAGCTGCATCTACGGCCCGCACCAATATGGCAACGAAGACCAGGGCTGGGTGGCGCACTTCGCCATTAGAGCTATTGAGAATAAGGCCATCAGCATTTACGGCGATGGCAAGCAGGTGCGTGACATCCTGTTTGTGGAAGACCTGGTAGATGCGTTTTTGCTGGCGCAGGAGAACATGCAGGAGCTTTCGGGGCAGGCCTTCAACATTGGCGGTGGTGTGAAAAATACCACCAGTCTGCTTGAGTTGCTGGATTTGATTGGCACCTACCGCGGCAAGAAAGTGAACCTAAGCTTCGGCGACTGGCGACCCGGCGACCAGCATTACTATGTGTCTGACATCCGCAAGTTCCACGAGGCCACCGGCTGGTACCCTAAAAACAGCGTGCAGGAAGGCGTAGCCAAACTCTACCAATGGCTGTGCGAGACCAGAGGCATTGAAGTCTCTTTGAAAGCTCCCGTAGCTGTGGAACAAGAAACCGATAACGTAGCAGTAGCATAACTCATCATGCAAACCGACCTATTCCAAGAAACCCTTCCCACCACTGAAGCCACCACCATGGCGGCGGCGGTGATTACCGCTCCCAAACAAGTAGAAATTCAGGAACTGGCGCTGCCAGAACCAAGCGCCACTCAAGTCCGCATAAAGCTGGAAGGCTGCGGGCTTTGCGCATCTAATATTCCCGTGTGGGAAGGCCGCGAGTGGTTCTCCTATCCTATCCCGGCCGGTAATCCGGGCCACGAAGGCTGGGGCATCATTGACGCCGTGGGCGCTGAGGTGAAAGACCTGAACGTAGGCGACCGCGTAGCCGCCCTTTCCTATAATTCCTATGCCGCTTATGACGTAGCCGAAGCCACCTCGCTGGTGATGTTACCAAAGTCCTTGGCGGGCAAACCGTTCCCCGGCGAGCCCTTGGGTTGCGCCATGAACATCTTCAAACGCTCTGACATTAAAGCAGGCCAGACCGTCGCTATTCTGGGCATCGGGTTTCTGGGAGCTTTACTCGTACAATTAGCCAAAGAGGCGGGCGCCAGGGTTATTGCCATCTCCCAGCGTCCGTTCTCTCTGGACATTGCCCAGCAATGCGGCGCCGATGAAATCATCCCGATGGATGACCACTACAAAATCATTGAGCGCGTGAAAGACCTCACCGAAGGCGTTTTCTGTGACCGTGTGATTGAGTGCACCGGCAAAGAATGGCCCTTGAACCTAGCTGGCGAACTGTGCAAAGAGCGTGGCCGCCTCATCATTGCCGGCTTCCACCAGGACGGCATGCGCCAGGTGAACATACAGCTTTGGAACTGGCGCGGCCTGGACGTGATCAACGCTCACGAACGCGACCCGCAGATGTACTTAGATGGTATCAAAGAAGCGGTAGAAGCTGTGGAAAGCGGCCGTTTGAAACCCGAGATGCTCTACACCCATACCTTCCCACTGGAGAAAATGGACGAGGCCTTCGCCGCCTTGACCGTTCGCCCGGACGGTTTCATGAAGGCGATTGTGACGATGTGAATCTCGCATTAATGATTCGTACGGACAGGTCGCGACCTGTCCTACCCGTTTCCCTACGCGGTGAACCACTCTTCATAGCAATGGGCAACGGGTATTCCTTTGAACAACCGTTTAGGACAGGTCGCGACCTGTCCCTACAACCACAACAACCCGTTTCCCACCTCTTTTTTATAAAACAGGTGGGAAACCTTTTGCTTCTACAAAGAAGCTCAACCGAATCCTTTACTCTAATGACTGAAGATACTTTACTAGAACCTACTCCAGAAGCAACTGCTTCTGCTTCAGATACCTTGAAACTCGGCTTTCTAGGCATCGGCTGGATTGGCCGTAACCGCATGGAAGCCATCGCCAATGCGGGCCTAGCCGAGGTAACCGCTGTGGTAGACCCGGCACCGCAAAACGTGGAGGAAGCGCAGAGAACTGCTCCTGCCGCCAAAGTGGGGGAAAGCATTGAAGATTTACTAACCGAAGATATAGACGGCGTTGTCATCGCTACGCCAAGCGCCTTCCATGCCGACCAATCTATCCAAGCTTTAGAGAGTGGAAAAGCCGTTTTCTGCCAAAAGCCATTAGGCAGATTTGCCGAGGAAACCAGACGCGTAGTGGAAGCAGCCCGCAAAGCTGATACGCTCTTAGGCGTGGACCTCTCCTACCGCAGCACCGTGGCCATGCGCAAAGTCTACGACCTGGTAAAATCCGGCGAACTGGGCGACATCTACGGCGTGGAACTGGTATTCCATAACGCGTATGGTCCTGACAAACCCTGGTTCTACGACCCCAAGCTTTCTGGCGGTGGCTGTGTGATTGACCTAGGCGTGCACCTGGTGGATTTGGCGCTTTGGACCCTCAACTTCCCAGTCGTGGAAAGCGTGACCAGCAGCTTGTTCTCCAAAGGCCAACGCCTGACCTCTTCAGCAGAAACCGTAGAGGACTACGCTACTGCCAGCATACAATTAGCCACTGGTCCGCACGTGCAATTGAGCTGTTCCTGGAACTTGCCCGCCGGGCAGGAAGCCATCATAAGTGCCACGTTCTACGGTACCAACGGCGGCGCGGCTTTCAAAAACGTGAACGGCTCTTTCTATGATTTCGTGGCCGAACGGTTCTGGGGCACTCAAACCGAGATCCTCGTTTCCCCGCCGGATACCTGGGGCGGACGAGCCGGGGTAGAGTGGGCGCAGCGCGTCGCCAAAGGCGAAAAATTTAACGAAGAAGCCGAGCAGTTTGTGAAAGTAGCAGAAGTACTGGACAAAATTTATGGTAGATAAACCGCATCGGCGCGTACTTATGACCACCGACAGCGTGGGTGGAGTCTGGACCTACAGTCTGGAGCTCATCCGTGCGTTGGCGCCGCATAACGTACACTTTTACCTCGCCACCATGGGTGCCGCCATCACCCTGCAACAACGGCAGGAATTGGTAGCCCTCACCAACGTGAC is part of the Rufibacter tibetensis genome and harbors:
- a CDS encoding SDR family oxidoreductase; the protein is MVAASSHPQTSLAVVSGGASGIGKAIAEQLAAAGKKVIIADVTTPQEESEAEYFPCNVTNPEDIAALFAHISQNYGKPDILVCCAGQGIQEKLTEGDPAKWQQVLDLNIMGTLRLIRAFTPGMLEQGSGDVVIISSVAAGQAFAYGGVYAASKSALNVIAETLRLETLPTIRVITIAPGVTDTNFFENTISGYNTVESIGYGALSAADVAETVLFALQQPRHVSLNHLTVRPTPQPF
- a CDS encoding protein-disulfide reductase DsbD family protein, yielding MTIVWKRVWGLLVPLLFLVLAAQAQVLKPSTWSHDVSAPEVKVGEEVELIFNAKIIPDWYLYSSDFDPDLGPIVTTFTFQKHPSYALVGKIKPVNPKRKFDQTWGGEYTYFIKTAQFRQRVKVLQPALVIKGSYEFQVCSEVSGQCIPGEGDFNFTQIKVLPGAAPAPTLPSGTGANQGGSVPGVAAPAASVGVTTPASPAVSPNATANTPISSDTSLLGTETPVAAFPEATDSGTTIAPALPEAQATLAGTAASSPAVPIGLWEFMVGAFLSGMVALLTPCVFPMIPMTVTFFTGGSATRLKGILKALVYGLSIIAFYTLIGTLVAKLAGPEVANFLSTHWLPNVLFFAVFLFFAMSFLGMFEITLPHWLVNKADAQADKGGYYGVFFMAITLVLVSFSCTGPIVGSILVMSAGGETLKPISGMFAYSMAFALPFTLFAIFPNWLSSLPKSGGWLNSVKVCLGFIELALALKFLSIADQVYHWRLLDREVYLALWIVIFTLMGFYLLGKLKFSHDSDLPYLGVPRLLLAVATFGFVVYMVPGLFGAPLKALAGYLPPQSTQDFNMVSGGTAGESAVSTICEPPKYADFLKLPHNLQGYFDLEQAKKCAQEQGKPIFIDFTGHGCVNCREMEANVWSDPQVLKRLRENFVIVALYVDDKTELPQSEHYTSTYDQKQKTTLGKKYADYQITKFNVNAQPYYVLMDANENSLVTPIAYESNVQNFIKFLDAGVAAFKARQGQVQ
- a CDS encoding DUF4385 domain-containing protein; this encodes MAKNGFNYSLDFKSVNFRENPELYRVGVGEQGVLLVEPYKSEILPHWRFKNVEVATASAEKIFTMFEDYLAKQEFVGADMARKFLQMGFTRARRYANHKGGRKYEVSPEAHNEGLPYPYSSGSANKGNEVLPQEADALTNEKAQAAAVFKNYWFKAKDHPEYLRQKQEFRNRYYEK
- a CDS encoding NAD-dependent epimerase/dehydratase family protein gives rise to the protein MKKKVLITGGAGFIGSHLADELINFGYEVRALDNLSEQVHGKDCERPEYLHPEVELQVGDVRDKAAVLKALEGVDAVFHFAAMVGVGQSMYEIKEYTDVNNIGTAVLLECLIEKPVSKLVVASSMSIYGEGLYTSATGEKVIAAERGLEQLKAGDWELKSEKGDTLTPVATPESKIPCLSSVYALSKYDQERLCLMVGRAYNIPTVAMRFFNVYGTRQALSNPYTGVLAIFASRFLNNNAPMIFEDGNQQRDFVHVRDVALACRLAMEKEEAAGMVFNVGSGNNYTIREIGERLAEVMGKQELTPEITGKYRVGDIRHCYADISLAKEVLGFYPQVEFNSGLTELADWLEGQIAYDRVNEASAELAARGLTV
- a CDS encoding hemolysin family protein, giving the protein MILNILLTILLVALNGFFVAAEFALVKVRASQIELRAQAGNQLAKIAYHMIGHLDAYLSATQLGITLASLGLGWIGEGVVSEIIIEIMHAFGAAPDPVLAHKIALPVSFAVITVLHIVFGELAPKSLAIQRPEATALAVAIPLRIVYYVLLPFIWILNGFSNFILKKIGITPMHGSEVHTAEELRLLFEQSAESGEIGGSQQELIENVFEFNERMVKQIMVPRTKLVALDLDSTEEEIFEVVFNEGYTRMPIYRDTIDNIVGIMYVKDLLVVLRAGEQVSLEKLMRPAYFVPETKKISRLLKDFQRNRMHIAVVSDEFGGTSGIVTIEDIIEELVGEIQDEYDEEVPLVEKMGDFEFKVDTSASILDVNDDLPYPLPEGEDYETVGGYLNMIYGRIPEIGETVVHGVYEFKILEKTDRNVASVLLTVTEDKRDDIL